One region of Haladaptatus cibarius D43 genomic DNA includes:
- a CDS encoding excinuclease ABC subunit C, translated as MDAATVRERATELPRDPGVYQFLEGDTVRYVGKAVDLRARVRSYADPRSNRIGRMVERTDALDFAVTDTETQALLLEANLIKRYQPRYNVRLKDDKSYPLVQVTGHEFPQIEITRDPNREGATVFGPFTSKTNVETVVKALREAYGIRGCSDFKFANRDRPCLDYDIGLCTAPCTNEIGREAYLADVESVERFLGGETDVLATPLRKEMEESAQSKEFERAANLRDRLEAVESFHGGDAAAISSQSDERTVDVLGASVEGERATVARLHSERGQLVDRDRHTLSLPDGDDVAAVFGGFIPQFYAERELPDALLLSERPDDMDVLDWLDAEDVSVRVPGAGREATLVDLALKNARRGANAPDELRALADELSMSSIGRIEGFDVSHAQGSSVVGSNVVFAGGSPEKSDYRRKKLDEKNDDYDNMRTLIRWRAERAVVGRDERPDPELLLIDGGKGQLDAAREALDEVGWDVPAVGLAKAEEIVVTPTRTFDWPSDAPQLHILQRVRDESHRFAVQYHQTLRDDVSTELDGVRGVGPETRRKLFRRFGSLDGIRSASDDELREVEGVGEKTVASIRERF; from the coding sequence ATGGATGCGGCAACGGTCAGAGAGCGTGCGACGGAACTTCCCCGCGACCCCGGCGTGTATCAGTTTTTGGAGGGCGACACCGTCAGGTACGTCGGAAAGGCGGTTGACCTCCGCGCTCGCGTGCGGTCGTATGCAGACCCGCGAAGCAACCGCATCGGCCGGATGGTCGAACGCACCGACGCGCTGGATTTCGCGGTGACCGACACGGAAACGCAGGCGCTTCTGTTGGAAGCGAACCTCATCAAACGCTACCAGCCGCGCTACAACGTCCGCCTGAAGGACGACAAATCGTATCCCCTCGTGCAGGTGACCGGCCACGAGTTTCCGCAAATCGAAATCACCCGCGACCCAAATCGTGAGGGTGCGACCGTTTTCGGGCCGTTCACGAGCAAGACGAACGTCGAAACCGTCGTCAAAGCACTCCGGGAAGCCTACGGCATCCGAGGCTGTTCGGACTTCAAGTTCGCCAACCGTGACCGCCCATGTCTCGATTACGACATCGGCCTCTGTACCGCCCCTTGCACGAACGAAATCGGACGCGAGGCGTACCTCGCCGACGTGGAGAGCGTCGAGCGATTCTTGGGCGGCGAGACGGACGTGCTGGCGACCCCGCTCCGCAAGGAAATGGAAGAATCGGCACAAAGCAAGGAGTTCGAGCGCGCGGCCAACCTCCGCGACCGACTGGAAGCCGTCGAATCGTTCCACGGCGGCGACGCCGCCGCGATTTCCTCGCAGAGCGACGAACGAACCGTGGACGTGCTCGGTGCCTCCGTCGAGGGCGAACGAGCCACCGTCGCCCGACTGCACAGCGAGCGCGGGCAACTGGTTGACCGCGACCGACACACGCTTTCCCTGCCGGACGGCGACGACGTGGCCGCGGTCTTCGGCGGCTTCATCCCGCAGTTTTACGCCGAGCGCGAACTGCCCGATGCTCTCTTGCTTTCGGAACGTCCGGACGACATGGACGTGCTGGATTGGTTGGACGCAGAGGACGTGTCCGTCCGCGTTCCGGGCGCAGGTCGAGAAGCCACGCTCGTCGATTTGGCGCTGAAAAACGCCCGGCGAGGGGCGAACGCGCCCGACGAACTACGAGCCTTGGCCGATGAACTGTCGATGTCTTCAATCGGGCGAATCGAAGGATTCGACGTGAGCCACGCGCAAGGGTCGTCCGTCGTCGGCAGTAACGTCGTCTTTGCGGGTGGGTCGCCCGAGAAATCGGACTACCGCCGGAAGAAACTGGACGAGAAAAACGACGATTACGACAACATGCGAACCCTGATTCGCTGGCGTGCGGAGCGAGCAGTGGTGGGCCGTGACGAGCGTCCCGACCCCGAGTTGCTCCTCATCGACGGCGGGAAGGGACAACTCGACGCCGCGCGAGAGGCACTGGACGAAGTCGGGTGGGACGTGCCCGCCGTCGGCCTCGCCAAAGCCGAAGAAATCGTGGTGACGCCGACTCGAACCTTCGACTGGCCAAGTGATGCACCGCAACTGCATATCCTTCAGCGAGTGCGCGACGAATCCCACAGATTCGCGGTGCAGTACCATCAGACGCTCCGGGACGACGTTTCGACGGAACTGGATGGCGTTCGCGGCGTCGGCCCGGAAACCCGGCGAAAACTGTTCCGTCGATTCGGCAGTTTGGACGGGATTCGCTCCGCGTCGGATGACGAACTGCGAGAAGTCGAAGGAGTCGGTGAGAAAACGGTTGCTTCGATTCGAGAACGATTTTGA
- a CDS encoding arylsulfotransferase family protein, which yields MISISKRRLRAVFAALLMLSVLTVGYGVATSWTETTFESHIDGSDVDREAQVAPEADGITVIATDSNSWRGQASEGPRARAELVALNPNGTVKYYNDSHTRYWDVDPVPGTDATVEYSYADHLEGSECPSADEWNASDYGVDQETWDTYYDTHGDINACTFNGVERVNLTTGEVEDVWGHPTPGKEASRYHDVDRINETHLVVADIYLDGVFVVNTESDDIVWRWNASDDFDPEATGGPYPKDWSHINDVEVLENGRITVSPRNLDRVVFLSPDNHSAIKSDTLGEEDNYDILYEQHNPDYVNESNGGPAEIVADSENNRVIEYQRNGNGEWEQSWIWRDGRMQWPRDADRLPNSHTLIGDSNGNRVFEVDENGEVVWQLNIAFPYEVERLGTGDESAGGPSAQSADIASRTGNVGDQFWIAVKNFIPGKYLNGLMYITPVWMGVPEVFAIALGLVAALIWGGIEANWYRKRRGEITSEQPEEQEQSMD from the coding sequence ATGATTTCAATCTCGAAACGCCGCCTTCGAGCAGTGTTCGCCGCCCTCCTCATGCTGTCGGTTCTGACAGTCGGATACGGAGTTGCGACATCGTGGACGGAGACGACGTTTGAATCCCATATCGACGGAAGTGACGTGGATAGAGAAGCACAAGTCGCCCCCGAAGCGGATGGCATCACGGTCATTGCCACGGACTCGAACTCGTGGCGAGGACAGGCCAGCGAAGGGCCGCGCGCGCGCGCAGAACTCGTCGCGCTCAATCCCAACGGGACGGTGAAGTATTACAACGACTCCCACACGCGCTACTGGGACGTTGACCCGGTTCCGGGCACGGACGCGACGGTCGAGTACTCCTACGCCGACCATCTCGAAGGAAGTGAGTGTCCGAGCGCCGACGAGTGGAACGCGAGCGACTACGGCGTTGACCAAGAGACGTGGGATACCTACTACGACACCCACGGCGACATCAACGCCTGTACGTTCAACGGCGTTGAGCGCGTGAACCTCACGACCGGCGAGGTCGAGGACGTGTGGGGTCACCCGACGCCCGGAAAAGAGGCCTCGCGCTACCACGACGTTGACCGCATCAACGAGACGCACCTCGTCGTCGCCGACATCTACCTCGACGGCGTGTTCGTCGTGAACACCGAATCCGACGACATCGTGTGGCGCTGGAACGCCTCCGACGACTTCGACCCCGAGGCAACCGGTGGCCCATACCCGAAAGACTGGTCGCACATCAACGACGTTGAAGTCCTCGAAAACGGCCGAATCACGGTGAGTCCTCGAAATCTCGACCGCGTGGTGTTTCTGTCCCCGGACAACCACTCCGCTATCAAATCGGACACCCTCGGCGAGGAGGACAACTACGACATCCTCTACGAACAGCACAACCCCGACTACGTCAACGAATCCAACGGCGGGCCTGCTGAAATCGTCGCCGACAGCGAGAACAACCGCGTCATCGAATATCAGCGGAACGGAAACGGAGAGTGGGAACAGTCGTGGATTTGGCGAGATGGCAGAATGCAGTGGCCCCGAGACGCAGACCGCCTGCCGAACAGCCACACCCTCATCGGCGATTCGAACGGCAATCGCGTCTTCGAAGTCGATGAAAACGGCGAAGTCGTCTGGCAACTCAACATCGCGTTCCCCTACGAAGTCGAACGACTCGGAACCGGTGATGAATCCGCAGGCGGCCCGAGCGCCCAATCCGCGGACATCGCCTCCCGCACCGGAAACGTCGGCGACCAGTTCTGGATTGCCGTGAAGAACTTCATCCCCGGCAAATATCTGAACGGCTTGATGTACATCACGCCGGTCTGGATGGGCGTCCCCGAAGTGTTCGCCATCGCGCTCGGCCTCGTTGCCGCCCTCATCTGGGGTGGCATCGAAGCGAACTGGTACCGGAAGCGCCGCGGAGAGATTACCAGCGAGCAACCTGAAGAACAAGAGCAGTCGATGGACTGA
- a CDS encoding ABC transporter ATP-binding protein yields the protein MTAIRLDGVTKRYGSVTAVNDLSLDVKEGEVFGFLGPNGAGKSTTINLLLDFIRPSEGTVSVLGHDAQKESVAIRERIGVLPEGFSVYDRLTGRQHLEFAIESKETNDDPDELLDRVGLSAEDADRKAGGYSKGMAQRLAFAMALVGDPDLLILDEPSTGLDPNGAREMREIVREEKERGATIFFSSHILGQVEAVCDRVGILNEGELVAEDSIEGLKENVGGDTAMTVETKSLSTDAVSAVRDLDGVTNVNRDGNELFVNCDSETKTTVIATLENTGADVVDFETDETSLEDLFISYTETEATA from the coding sequence ATGACCGCCATTCGACTCGACGGCGTGACGAAACGCTACGGTAGCGTCACCGCCGTCAACGACCTCTCGCTCGACGTGAAAGAGGGAGAGGTGTTCGGATTTCTCGGGCCGAACGGCGCGGGGAAATCGACGACCATCAATCTCCTTCTCGACTTTATTCGGCCGAGCGAAGGCACCGTTTCCGTCCTCGGGCACGATGCACAGAAAGAGAGCGTCGCGATTCGAGAACGAATCGGCGTCCTCCCCGAAGGATTTTCCGTCTACGACCGCTTGACCGGTAGACAGCATTTGGAGTTCGCCATCGAATCGAAGGAGACGAACGACGACCCCGACGAACTGCTCGACAGAGTCGGACTGTCGGCGGAAGACGCCGACCGAAAGGCGGGTGGCTATTCGAAGGGGATGGCCCAACGACTCGCGTTCGCCATGGCACTCGTGGGCGACCCCGACCTATTGATTCTGGACGAACCCTCGACCGGACTCGACCCGAACGGGGCGCGTGAGATGCGCGAAATCGTCAGAGAGGAAAAAGAGCGCGGCGCGACCATCTTCTTCTCCAGTCACATCCTCGGACAGGTCGAAGCGGTCTGTGACCGAGTCGGAATTCTCAACGAAGGCGAACTCGTCGCGGAGGACTCCATCGAAGGACTCAAAGAGAACGTCGGCGGCGACACCGCGATGACGGTCGAAACGAAGTCGCTTTCTACAGACGCGGTGTCCGCGGTGCGCGACCTCGACGGCGTGACGAACGTCAACCGGGACGGAAACGAGTTGTTCGTGAACTGCGATTCGGAGACGAAAACGACCGTCATCGCCACGCTGGAAAATACAGGTGCGGACGTCGTGGACTTCGAAACCGACGAAACCTCGCTGGAAGACCTCTTCATTAGCTACACGGAGACAGAGGCTACAGCATGA
- a CDS encoding ABC transporter permease → MTWKAVARKDFRDSLRSRWFWVISAIFIGLFIGSAYFVGAGLGDIDQQVSTDAFLALLGGRVVALLVPLIALVVAYNAIVGERESGTIKLMLSLPHSRQDVVVGKLLGRSGVIAVPILLGMVAAGITLVVFGINLEIVNYLLFTVLTIVLGVTFVSIAIGISAATSTNRRSMVVSVALYVLFTQLWTYVRRMLLYVDDGLSLGWETAQFAKYSMFVKYFNPIRAYETLAATLYMGSTLDARLYQQSARVRQAYAQILGETPFYLSDAVVVAQFLLWLLIPVAVGYLLFDRAEL, encoded by the coding sequence ATGACGTGGAAAGCAGTCGCCCGGAAGGATTTCCGCGATTCGCTCCGGTCGCGGTGGTTCTGGGTCATCTCTGCGATTTTCATCGGCCTGTTCATCGGGAGCGCGTACTTCGTCGGGGCGGGATTGGGAGACATAGACCAGCAGGTCAGCACTGACGCATTCCTCGCTCTCCTGGGTGGACGAGTCGTTGCACTCCTCGTCCCGCTCATAGCGCTCGTCGTCGCCTACAACGCCATCGTTGGGGAACGTGAATCGGGTACGATAAAGCTCATGCTGTCGCTTCCCCACTCTCGGCAAGACGTTGTGGTCGGAAAGCTACTGGGACGGAGCGGCGTCATCGCCGTTCCGATTTTGCTCGGCATGGTGGCCGCCGGAATCACTCTCGTCGTCTTCGGCATCAACCTCGAAATCGTGAACTACCTGCTGTTTACGGTGCTGACGATTGTGCTCGGCGTGACGTTCGTCAGCATTGCTATCGGAATTTCGGCCGCCACGTCCACGAACCGCCGTTCGATGGTCGTTTCCGTCGCGCTGTACGTCCTGTTCACGCAACTGTGGACCTACGTTCGCCGAATGCTCCTCTACGTTGACGATGGACTTTCACTCGGGTGGGAGACAGCGCAGTTTGCCAAATACAGCATGTTTGTTAAATATTTCAACCCCATTCGGGCCTACGAAACTCTCGCCGCAACGCTCTACATGGGTAGCACGCTCGACGCTCGACTATATCAGCAATCGGCGAGAGTTCGCCAAGCCTACGCACAAATCCTCGGCGAGACGCCGTTCTATCTCTCCGACGCCGTCGTGGTGGCGCAGTTCCTCCTTTGGTTGCTCATTCCGGTCGCGGTTGGGTACCTGCTCTTCGACAGGGCGGAACTCTGA
- the ligA gene encoding NAD-dependent DNA ligase LigA, producing the protein MAEVSAEENPYVEDPQTDFESVEALSEERAREQAELLREAIRHHDYRYYVENDPIIADRTYDALFTRLQELEDTFDIQTDDSPTRRVGGEPVDELETVDHVTPMLSIDSSGEADDVRDFDDRIRKEVADPEYVCDPKFDGLSLEVVYENGEYVRATTRGNGREGDDVTENVRTISSIPHHLRGDYPDFLAVRGEVYMPRDAFQAFNRERVEDGNDPFANPRNAAAGSLRQLDSSITAERPLDCFFYDVLDASEDFPTHWSEYEALPTYGLKVANRTELVDDIEDAIDYRDDLMAEREELNYEIDGVVIKLNDRAACAELGATARSYRWAYAYKFPARAEVTEITDVIIQVGRTGRLTPVALLEPVDVGGVTVSRASLHNPDEIAEKNVNVGDEVRVQRAGDVIPYVSEVVEKGSEGHYEFPDHCPVCDSPVERDGPIAFCTGGLACDAQLRRAVAYYASDDGLDIEGFGEERVEQLIDEGRIESLPDLYELNADDLLELDGWGEKSAKNLLTEVEASRSPPLADFISAIGIPRVGTETARALARKFGSMDDLLDASRDELESVPDIGPIVAEQIREFFDSERNREVVHELLTHVEPEAEEVDGGDELAGLTFVFTGSLSQPRSEISELVEAHGANATGSVSGNTDYLVIGDNPGQTKRDDAEERGVPVLEEDEFWKLLAEKGIELEG; encoded by the coding sequence ATGGCTGAGGTGAGTGCGGAGGAAAACCCCTACGTCGAAGACCCACAGACCGATTTCGAGTCGGTCGAAGCACTGAGCGAAGAACGGGCACGCGAACAGGCCGAACTCCTTCGGGAGGCGATTCGCCACCACGACTATCGCTACTACGTCGAAAACGACCCCATCATCGCCGATAGAACCTACGACGCGCTTTTCACGCGCTTGCAGGAGTTAGAGGATACATTCGACATCCAGACGGACGACAGCCCGACTCGCCGAGTCGGCGGCGAACCGGTGGACGAACTCGAAACCGTAGACCACGTTACGCCGATGCTGTCCATCGACTCAAGCGGCGAAGCCGACGACGTGCGCGACTTCGACGACCGGATTCGAAAGGAAGTCGCCGACCCGGAGTACGTCTGTGACCCGAAGTTCGACGGGCTTTCGCTGGAAGTCGTCTACGAGAACGGGGAATACGTCCGCGCCACGACCCGCGGGAATGGACGGGAGGGCGACGACGTAACCGAAAACGTTCGTACGATTTCCAGCATTCCACACCACCTTCGCGGCGATTATCCCGATTTCCTCGCGGTTCGCGGCGAAGTGTACATGCCTCGGGACGCGTTTCAGGCGTTCAACCGCGAACGAGTCGAAGATGGCAACGACCCGTTCGCCAACCCGCGAAACGCCGCCGCCGGGTCGCTCCGGCAGCTCGATTCCTCTATAACTGCGGAACGTCCCTTGGACTGTTTCTTCTACGACGTGCTGGACGCGAGCGAGGACTTCCCGACACACTGGTCAGAGTACGAGGCACTGCCAACCTACGGCTTGAAAGTGGCGAACAGAACGGAACTCGTGGACGACATCGAGGACGCAATCGACTACCGTGACGACCTGATGGCCGAACGCGAGGAACTGAACTACGAAATCGACGGCGTCGTCATCAAACTGAACGACCGGGCCGCCTGTGCGGAACTCGGAGCCACCGCGCGCTCGTATCGCTGGGCCTACGCCTACAAGTTCCCGGCGCGTGCGGAAGTGACGGAGATTACCGACGTGATAATTCAGGTCGGGCGAACCGGACGATTGACTCCCGTCGCTCTACTCGAACCGGTAGATGTCGGCGGCGTTACCGTCTCTCGCGCGAGTCTCCACAATCCGGATGAAATCGCGGAGAAGAACGTCAACGTCGGCGACGAGGTGCGAGTCCAGCGCGCAGGCGACGTGATTCCCTACGTTTCCGAAGTGGTCGAAAAGGGGAGTGAGGGACACTACGAATTCCCCGACCATTGCCCGGTCTGTGACAGTCCGGTCGAACGCGACGGCCCAATCGCGTTCTGTACCGGCGGCCTCGCCTGCGATGCACAACTCCGGCGTGCTGTAGCCTACTACGCGAGCGACGACGGCCTCGACATCGAGGGATTTGGCGAGGAGCGCGTCGAACAACTCATCGACGAAGGACGCATCGAATCCCTGCCCGACCTCTATGAACTGAACGCGGACGACCTACTGGAACTCGACGGCTGGGGCGAAAAGAGTGCGAAAAACCTCCTCACCGAAGTCGAAGCTTCGAGAAGCCCACCGCTCGCGGATTTCATTTCCGCAATCGGGATTCCCCGCGTCGGTACCGAAACGGCCCGCGCGCTGGCCCGAAAATTCGGGTCGATGGACGACCTGCTGGACGCATCCCGCGACGAACTCGAATCGGTGCCCGACATCGGGCCAATCGTCGCCGAACAGATTCGAGAGTTTTTCGACTCCGAGAGAAACCGAGAAGTGGTTCACGAACTCCTGACCCACGTCGAACCCGAAGCGGAGGAAGTAGACGGCGGCGACGAACTCGCCGGACTGACGTTCGTGTTCACCGGGTCGCTCTCACAGCCACGTTCCGAGATTTCCGAGTTGGTCGAAGCCCACGGCGCAAACGCCACGGGGAGCGTTTCGGGCAACACGGATTACCTCGTTATCGGCGACAATCCGGGGCAGACGAAGCGCGACGACGCCGAAGAGCGAGGTGTGCCGGTACTCGAAGAGGACGAGTTCTGGAAGTTGTTGGCGGAGAAGGGAATCGAACTGGAAGGATAG
- a CDS encoding YIP1 family protein yields MLEIFYDPNRFFEERTPLSVIPPATVVLLASLVAALSTVATVVQATDRSVIMSILTAILNVPLSFIWDLLLLGIYSTVLYVLASSTFEGDGSFSATIKVAGWGFLPLIFSRPLTTLSYTSELQFSPWLPFAISVLSILWQGAIWSFGLRHTHDLSRQDAAFAAGVPVTLMLALALRGVV; encoded by the coding sequence ATGCTCGAAATTTTCTACGACCCGAACCGTTTTTTCGAGGAGCGAACGCCGCTCTCCGTGATTCCGCCCGCAACAGTCGTTTTATTGGCAAGTCTCGTGGCCGCGCTTTCGACGGTGGCAACGGTCGTGCAAGCAACAGACCGATCAGTTATCATGTCGATTCTAACCGCCATTCTGAACGTGCCGCTTTCGTTTATCTGGGATTTGCTGCTGCTCGGAATCTACAGCACAGTCCTCTACGTTCTCGCTTCGTCAACCTTCGAAGGTGATGGGTCGTTCAGCGCGACCATCAAGGTTGCCGGCTGGGGCTTTCTCCCGCTTATCTTCTCGCGTCCGCTGACGACGCTTTCTTACACATCCGAACTACAGTTCAGCCCGTGGCTTCCCTTCGCCATCAGTGTGCTCTCTATTCTTTGGCAGGGCGCGATTTGGTCGTTCGGACTCCGGCACACGCACGACCTTTCACGCCAAGATGCGGCGTTTGCGGCGGGCGTTCCCGTCACGCTGATGCTCGCGCTCGCCCTGCGCGGAGTCGTCTAA
- a CDS encoding aminopeptidase: MDSRIRKHAEIIVDHSLDIDAGDKVVLRVPSVADDLAIALSELLGERGAFPLVTAGRRDRKRAAFLKSIDPDALDTPAHEKALFEAADAVVHVRAHENASDMSDVDAETHAAYNQAHQPVQEEILAMPWCLTQHPSPGSAQLAEMSTESYEEFVYGAMNKDWDEQREFQQGMVKILDAGDEVRIVSGDTTDLTMSITDMKTINDHGKNNLPGGEVFTAPVPDSVEGEVLFDKPLVHQGHIVEGVWLKFEEGEVVNFSAEKNEEVLAGVLDTDDGARRLGELGVGMNRDIDRFTYNMLFDEKMGDTIHLAIGMAYDICVPESQEQNESAVHVDMIVDMSEESRIEVDSEVVQRDGTFTFEE, translated from the coding sequence ATGGACTCTCGGATTCGGAAACACGCCGAAATCATCGTTGACCACTCTCTCGACATCGACGCGGGCGACAAGGTCGTCCTTCGCGTTCCGTCGGTTGCCGACGACCTCGCAATCGCACTGTCCGAACTGCTCGGTGAGCGCGGTGCCTTCCCCCTCGTCACCGCTGGACGCCGCGACCGAAAACGCGCCGCATTTCTCAAATCTATCGACCCCGACGCGCTCGACACGCCAGCGCACGAAAAGGCACTGTTCGAGGCGGCAGACGCAGTGGTTCACGTTCGCGCACACGAGAACGCCTCGGACATGAGCGACGTAGACGCGGAAACCCACGCGGCGTACAACCAAGCGCATCAGCCGGTACAGGAAGAAATCCTCGCGATGCCGTGGTGTCTCACACAACATCCATCGCCGGGAAGCGCGCAGTTGGCCGAGATGAGCACCGAATCCTACGAGGAGTTCGTCTACGGCGCGATGAACAAAGATTGGGACGAACAGCGCGAGTTCCAGCAGGGGATGGTCAAAATCTTGGACGCTGGGGACGAAGTTCGAATCGTTTCGGGCGACACCACCGACCTCACGATGTCCATTACGGACATGAAGACCATCAACGACCACGGGAAGAATAACCTGCCCGGCGGCGAAGTGTTCACCGCGCCGGTTCCCGATTCGGTCGAAGGTGAAGTGCTGTTCGACAAACCGCTCGTTCATCAGGGGCATATCGTGGAGGGCGTTTGGCTGAAATTCGAGGAGGGAGAAGTCGTTAACTTTAGCGCCGAAAAGAACGAGGAAGTGCTCGCGGGCGTTCTCGACACGGACGACGGCGCGCGCCGACTCGGCGAACTCGGCGTCGGTATGAACCGCGATATCGACCGGTTCACCTACAACATGCTCTTTGACGAGAAGATGGGCGACACTATCCACCTCGCCATCGGCATGGCCTATGACATCTGTGTACCCGAAAGTCAGGAACAGAACGAAAGCGCAGTTCACGTCGATATGATAGTCGATATGAGCGAAGAATCGCGGATAGAAGTGGACAGCGAAGTCGTTCAGCGGGACGGAACGTTCACGTTCGAGGAATAG
- a CDS encoding threonine aldolase family protein has protein sequence MIDLRSDTVTTPSEEMRESAHTADVGDDVYGEDPTVNELETRAAELMGTESALYVPTGTMGNQIAARVHTDRGQEILVERESHVFKWELGGLAQHAGLQVRTLNGGDRGIPTPEQVKSGYVEEDAHRPGTGLLSLENTHNSKGGVAISPEKIDAAAEAAHEIGVPVHLDGARVCNAAVAHDVSPARFTKEVDSVMFCLSKGLGAPVGSMLAGSEDFIARARRTRKLFGGGMRQVGLLAGPGLLALDNVSRLADDHENARVLAEGLTDVEGLSVQSPETNIVLVNTEDAGLTADKFLTACEEMGVLGTQFDTHVARFCTHWDVSREDVEVAAGNVRDAL, from the coding sequence ATGATAGACCTTCGGAGCGACACGGTAACCACACCGAGCGAGGAGATGCGCGAATCGGCCCACACCGCCGACGTTGGCGACGACGTATACGGCGAAGACCCGACGGTGAACGAACTGGAAACTCGCGCCGCCGAGTTGATGGGAACGGAATCTGCGCTCTACGTTCCGACGGGAACGATGGGCAATCAAATTGCCGCGCGCGTCCACACCGACCGCGGACAGGAAATCCTCGTGGAGCGCGAGAGCCACGTTTTCAAATGGGAACTCGGTGGATTGGCCCAACACGCAGGCTTGCAAGTCAGAACCCTCAACGGCGGCGACCGAGGGATTCCAACGCCTGAACAAGTGAAATCGGGCTACGTCGAGGAAGACGCACATCGCCCCGGAACTGGTCTTTTAAGCCTCGAAAATACGCACAACAGCAAGGGCGGCGTTGCGATTTCCCCCGAAAAAATCGACGCCGCAGCGGAGGCGGCCCACGAAATCGGTGTTCCGGTTCACTTGGACGGGGCACGAGTCTGTAACGCCGCCGTCGCTCACGACGTGTCGCCAGCGCGATTTACCAAGGAAGTGGATTCCGTGATGTTCTGTCTCTCGAAGGGACTGGGCGCGCCGGTCGGGTCGATGCTCGCAGGAAGCGAAGATTTCATCGCGCGTGCACGCCGCACGCGAAAGCTGTTCGGCGGCGGAATGCGGCAGGTCGGCCTGCTGGCCGGGCCGGGACTGTTGGCGCTCGACAACGTCTCACGCCTCGCGGACGACCACGAAAACGCGCGCGTTCTCGCCGAGGGATTGACTGATGTCGAGGGCCTTTCGGTGCAATCTCCGGAAACGAACATCGTTCTCGTGAACACTGAAGACGCCGGACTGACGGCGGATAAATTCCTCACCGCCTGCGAGGAGATGGGCGTTCTCGGCACGCAGTTCGACACGCACGTCGCCCGATTCTGTACGCACTGGGACGTGAGCAGGGAGGACGTGGAAGTTGCGGCCGGGAACGTTCGAGACGCGCTCTAA
- a CDS encoding DUF7859 family protein: MQPIDIIGEYIGDPVFVGLLVAILAFVFFIYLFIRRTLTGFQEGVQKGQR; this comes from the coding sequence ATGCAACCAATCGACATCATCGGAGAGTACATCGGCGACCCCGTGTTCGTCGGCCTTCTCGTCGCCATCCTCGCGTTCGTCTTCTTCATCTACCTGTTCATCCGCCGGACACTCACTGGATTTCAGGAAGGAGTACAGAAAGGCCAGCGGTAG
- a CDS encoding ArsR/SmtB family transcription factor, whose product MADLLPSSTDVEPPTGGNPRVLGVDSDDADDLLGALSSGTARSLLSALHDQPATASELSDEVDTSLQNAQYHLQKLEDAELISAVDTIYSEKGREMKVYAPTDGPLILFAGREDQTTGLKDALSRVLGVAVLLGAVSAVIQYAVTEGMLGIGEQAAESSDTGGGGTFSVQSSEPAQTAADSVIATIPPGVLFFAGGALVLALSAVWWYVIRD is encoded by the coding sequence ATGGCAGACCTCTTGCCCTCCAGCACGGACGTAGAACCCCCGACGGGCGGCAACCCGCGGGTACTCGGCGTCGATAGCGACGACGCCGACGATTTGCTCGGGGCACTCTCGTCAGGAACCGCCCGGAGCCTCCTTTCCGCACTTCACGACCAACCCGCCACTGCGTCCGAACTGAGCGACGAAGTCGATACCTCGCTCCAGAACGCCCAGTATCACCTTCAGAAGTTGGAGGACGCAGAACTCATCTCCGCCGTGGACACCATCTACTCCGAGAAAGGCAGAGAGATGAAAGTGTACGCGCCGACCGACGGCCCGCTCATCCTGTTCGCCGGGCGCGAAGACCAGACCACGGGACTCAAAGACGCCCTTTCTCGTGTCCTCGGCGTGGCAGTTCTGCTCGGTGCGGTCAGCGCGGTGATTCAGTACGCCGTCACGGAAGGAATGTTGGGAATCGGCGAACAGGCGGCGGAAAGTTCGGACACGGGTGGCGGGGGAACGTTTAGCGTCCAATCTTCTGAACCGGCTCAGACCGCCGCAGATAGCGTCATCGCCACGATTCCACCGGGAGTGCTGTTCTTCGCAGGAGGGGCGTTGGTTCTCGCGCTCAGTGCCGTCTGGTGGTACGTTATCAGAGACTGA